Proteins encoded within one genomic window of Ammonifex degensii KC4:
- a CDS encoding glycoside hydrolase family 15 protein, giving the protein MRNLQNYLGMVGNGETVALIDPEGRISWFCAPRFDSFPLFAAALDPYRGGFLRLHFPAEARVVYTGHEYYDRTNVLQTFFKGAGFHGVIIDFMPWQRNAFIRLVKIKNTTTQPLRLPIEVEVVPVRTSFRPFVRRQEGNAFLIFDQNMCLYLLLTISKEALGFPRIELSLPPGGEEEFRLVMGYGRDREEAEVEVQRALEASLGETVRFWEQWLERARIPSWLKGPLRKAYCRSLLALKLLTHHRSGAILAAPTASFPATPGGKENWDYRYCWIRDGFLTAMAFDEAGLHQEARKFYDFILPLQAPDGSWPHPLYTIDGTVPTEVEIMDLEGPNGEKPIRFGNEAAIQLQLDNEGSVLYGLWYHYALTRDKAYLREIWPAVRKAAFWLRRNWFRAEHGIWEFRGHRSQWTYGKAVTYGGLLAAARLAQELGFGQLAGIWRGAAYQMQSEVVHYAWSEKRQAFTQLYDDDSPLDISVLALVFYGLVSPRDPRMLKTIQALEGTRGCLIYRAVARYECAILPFALAQLWLARYHLRAGNLQRAWELTDMLLSNATSLYLWGEHFDPETGKQWGNFPQTFVHAEFVRNAWAWQRAMAGRAEGVVAAQLQAQQV; this is encoded by the coding sequence ATGCGCAACCTGCAGAATTATCTGGGTATGGTGGGGAACGGGGAAACGGTAGCCCTCATCGATCCGGAGGGGCGAATATCCTGGTTCTGCGCACCCCGGTTTGACAGCTTCCCGCTCTTTGCGGCAGCGCTCGATCCTTACCGGGGAGGATTTTTGCGGCTGCATTTCCCAGCCGAGGCCCGGGTGGTCTATACGGGACATGAGTATTATGACCGTACTAATGTGTTGCAGACCTTCTTTAAAGGAGCCGGGTTTCACGGCGTAATTATAGATTTCATGCCTTGGCAAAGAAACGCCTTCATACGCCTGGTGAAGATTAAGAACACCACTACCCAGCCTTTGCGTCTTCCCATAGAAGTGGAAGTGGTGCCCGTACGTACTTCCTTCCGTCCCTTCGTGCGGCGGCAAGAAGGTAACGCCTTCCTCATTTTTGATCAGAACATGTGCCTTTACCTTTTGCTAACGATTTCCAAAGAAGCTCTAGGCTTTCCCCGTATAGAACTCTCCCTGCCCCCGGGTGGGGAGGAAGAGTTCCGCCTGGTCATGGGCTACGGTCGGGACCGCGAGGAGGCCGAGGTAGAGGTACAAAGGGCCCTGGAGGCCTCACTGGGAGAGACGGTGCGCTTCTGGGAACAGTGGCTGGAGCGGGCCAGGATACCCTCCTGGCTTAAAGGACCACTGCGCAAGGCGTACTGCCGGAGCTTGCTGGCCCTGAAGCTCCTCACCCACCACCGGTCTGGTGCCATTTTGGCTGCTCCCACGGCTTCCTTTCCGGCTACCCCCGGCGGCAAAGAGAACTGGGATTACCGTTACTGCTGGATAAGGGACGGCTTCCTCACGGCCATGGCCTTCGACGAGGCGGGGTTGCACCAAGAGGCACGCAAGTTCTATGATTTCATCCTACCACTCCAGGCTCCGGACGGGAGCTGGCCCCATCCCCTTTACACCATTGACGGGACTGTTCCTACCGAGGTGGAAATCATGGACCTGGAGGGGCCGAACGGGGAAAAGCCCATTCGCTTTGGCAATGAAGCGGCCATTCAGCTGCAGCTGGATAACGAAGGCAGCGTGCTTTACGGCCTCTGGTATCACTATGCACTTACCCGGGATAAGGCCTACCTGCGGGAGATTTGGCCGGCCGTTCGCAAAGCTGCTTTCTGGCTGCGGCGGAACTGGTTCCGCGCCGAGCACGGCATCTGGGAGTTCCGCGGGCACCGGAGCCAGTGGACTTACGGCAAGGCCGTAACCTATGGAGGTCTCCTGGCAGCGGCTCGCCTGGCTCAGGAGTTGGGCTTCGGGCAGCTGGCGGGAATATGGCGAGGAGCGGCCTACCAGATGCAGAGCGAGGTGGTACATTATGCCTGGTCGGAAAAGCGCCAGGCTTTCACCCAGCTTTACGATGACGATTCGCCCCTCGACATTTCGGTGCTGGCCCTGGTCTTTTACGGCCTGGTCTCACCCCGCGATCCACGTATGCTCAAAACCATCCAGGCACTGGAGGGCACGCGCGGCTGCCTCATCTACCGGGCCGTAGCTCGCTACGAGTGTGCCATTCTACCTTTCGCCTTGGCCCAACTTTGGCTGGCGCGCTATCACCTGCGGGCGGGCAACCTCCAGCGCGCCTGGGAGCTCACCGACATGCTCCTTTCCAACGCTACCTCCCTTTACCTCTGGGGGGAGCACTTCGATCCGGAGACGGGAAAACAATGGGGTAACTTCCCCCAAACCTTTGTCCACGCTGAATTTGTACGCAACGCCTGGGCCTGGCAGCGAGCTATGGCCGGCAGAGCCGAAGGAGTAGTTGCCGCACAGCTTCAGGCCCAGCAAGTTTGA
- the otsB gene encoding trehalose-phosphatase has protein sequence MREDLLDLLQKHNSRLLLLFDYDGTLVPIAPTPDKARPDQELIRLLKALGQRYRVAIVSGRRLEELQAFLPLSEVWGWAGCHGAEIKVAGKGFWRYSLGLEEKASKDKFYLYLVRLLAGRKGFLLEDKGFALALHYRLADEEEAEIVKEEAQQAAQAFLPRWQIWPGKKVVEFLPPGINKGAAVARLLAEAQGFLPAYFGDDTGDAPALRLVEEKQGIGVAVGSQAPPASFKLAGPEAVRQLLLRLCRP, from the coding sequence ATGAGGGAAGATTTGCTAGATCTTCTACAGAAACACAACTCTCGGCTTCTGCTGCTGTTCGACTATGACGGGACCCTGGTACCCATTGCCCCCACACCGGATAAAGCCCGTCCGGACCAAGAACTGATCCGGCTGCTGAAGGCTTTGGGGCAACGTTACCGCGTGGCCATAGTAAGCGGCAGAAGACTAGAAGAACTCCAAGCCTTCCTGCCCCTAAGTGAAGTATGGGGATGGGCTGGGTGTCACGGGGCAGAGATAAAGGTGGCGGGCAAAGGGTTCTGGCGGTACTCCCTTGGTTTGGAGGAAAAAGCTTCAAAAGATAAGTTTTACCTTTACCTGGTCCGGCTGCTGGCAGGAAGAAAAGGTTTTCTCCTGGAGGACAAGGGTTTTGCCTTGGCTCTACACTACCGCCTGGCCGATGAAGAAGAAGCAGAAATAGTAAAGGAGGAAGCCCAGCAGGCGGCACAGGCTTTTCTTCCTCGCTGGCAGATTTGGCCCGGGAAAAAAGTAGTGGAGTTCCTGCCCCCCGGGATTAACAAGGGAGCCGCCGTGGCCCGTCTTTTGGCCGAAGCCCAAGGATTTCTGCCCGCCTATTTCGGCGACGACACGGGCGACGCCCCTGCTCTTCGCTTGGTGGAAGAAAAGCAGGGAATCGGGGTAGCAGTAGGCTCCCAGGCTCCTCCAGCATCTTTCAAACTTGCTGGGCCTGAAGCTGTGCGGCAACTACTCCTTCGGCTCTGCCGGCCATAG
- a CDS encoding alpha,alpha-trehalose-phosphate synthase (UDP-forming) encodes MATVALRFPSKVRLVVVSNRGPFVLKETATGVEKQWAVSGLVSAIMPLFRTTPGTWVAWGGRFASEKEAGTTYQEGNLKWVEVPLTRREVELYYDGFANQVMWPLCHHFLEKCVIDPDWWTGYREVNQKFASLTGKVGHDADLIWVHDYHLALVPSFLRQQAFAKKSPKIGLFWHIPFPGPDTWEVVPWSREIIEGLLGADVIAFHVPKYVENFLQCVRAFIDATVLPGGKLIFYQGRVVEVQAIPVGVNQELFSSLGKNPEIREKAELIRQQIGGEKLLLGVERLDYSKGVLDKLSAFERFLEKYPEYHGRVTLLQIAVPTRNGIGAYTELRRRVEALVGRINGRFSTPAWTPVRYFYRSFDQKELAAFYLAADVALVTPLRDGLNLVAAEYVVTKGEKPGVLVLSRLAGIACHLREALLVNPYNPEDMVEAIRQALEMPVEEQRKRLQALQQKLARWTAATWVRSFLKTTLEHRAEYSVATP; translated from the coding sequence ATGGCTACCGTAGCTTTGCGTTTCCCATCCAAAGTGCGGCTGGTGGTGGTATCTAACCGCGGTCCTTTCGTCCTCAAAGAAACCGCGACCGGAGTGGAAAAGCAGTGGGCAGTAAGTGGTCTGGTGTCGGCTATAATGCCCCTCTTCCGCACCACCCCAGGTACCTGGGTCGCCTGGGGAGGAAGGTTTGCTTCTGAGAAAGAAGCCGGCACCACTTACCAGGAAGGTAACCTAAAGTGGGTAGAGGTACCTCTAACCCGCCGGGAAGTAGAACTCTATTACGACGGGTTTGCTAACCAGGTAATGTGGCCCCTCTGTCACCACTTCTTGGAGAAGTGCGTCATTGATCCCGACTGGTGGACAGGGTACCGGGAGGTCAACCAGAAATTCGCTTCCCTCACCGGAAAAGTAGGACATGATGCCGATCTCATCTGGGTGCACGACTATCACTTGGCCCTAGTTCCCTCTTTCCTGCGCCAACAGGCCTTCGCTAAGAAAAGCCCGAAGATCGGCTTGTTCTGGCACATCCCCTTCCCCGGACCGGATACCTGGGAAGTGGTCCCCTGGTCCAGAGAGATAATAGAGGGGTTGCTGGGTGCGGACGTAATTGCCTTCCACGTCCCTAAATATGTAGAGAACTTCCTGCAGTGCGTCCGCGCCTTCATCGATGCTACCGTGCTGCCCGGCGGCAAGCTAATCTTCTACCAGGGGCGGGTGGTGGAGGTTCAGGCCATACCGGTAGGGGTTAACCAAGAACTGTTCTCCTCTCTAGGAAAGAATCCGGAAATAAGGGAGAAGGCCGAGCTCATCCGACAGCAGATAGGCGGAGAAAAGCTGTTGCTGGGAGTGGAACGTTTAGACTACAGCAAGGGGGTCTTAGATAAGCTTAGCGCTTTCGAACGCTTTCTGGAGAAATATCCCGAATATCATGGGCGGGTAACCCTTTTGCAAATAGCGGTGCCCACCCGCAATGGTATCGGAGCCTATACCGAGCTGCGCCGGCGGGTGGAAGCCCTGGTGGGAAGGATAAACGGGCGCTTCAGCACTCCCGCCTGGACGCCGGTACGCTACTTCTACCGCTCTTTCGACCAGAAAGAGCTAGCGGCCTTCTACCTGGCCGCCGACGTGGCCCTAGTAACCCCCCTGCGTGACGGGCTTAACCTGGTAGCCGCCGAATACGTAGTGACCAAAGGAGAGAAACCGGGGGTGCTGGTGTTAAGCCGCTTGGCTGGAATTGCCTGCCACCTCCGGGAAGCTTTACTGGTCAACCCTTACAACCCCGAGGACATGGTAGAGGCTATCCGGCAAGCCCTAGAGATGCCGGTGGAAGAGCAGAGAAAGCGGCTGCAGGCTTTGCAGCAGAAGCTGGCCCGCTGGACCGCCGCCACTTGGGTTAGAAGCTTCCTCAAGACCACGCTCGAGCACCGGGCCGAATACTCGGTGGCCACACCATGA
- a CDS encoding CoA-binding protein, translated as MKGDLADFLQKKRWAVVGASRDPQKYGHRIYFQLKELGYEVYAVNPNCQKIDGDPCYPSLSALPVLPEVVNIVVPPQVAERVVEEAIRLGIKRIWLQPGTESSAALEAAEKAGIWVVYGQCVLLASKPEEG; from the coding sequence GTGAAAGGAGATTTGGCCGATTTCCTGCAGAAAAAGCGCTGGGCGGTAGTGGGTGCCTCGCGCGATCCGCAAAAATACGGGCACCGCATCTACTTTCAACTCAAAGAACTGGGATACGAAGTTTACGCCGTAAACCCCAACTGCCAAAAGATCGACGGCGACCCGTGCTACCCCTCTTTGAGTGCCTTGCCAGTACTTCCCGAGGTGGTTAACATCGTGGTACCTCCGCAGGTGGCGGAGCGGGTAGTCGAAGAAGCGATTCGCCTGGGGATAAAGCGAATATGGCTACAGCCAGGCACAGAATCTTCCGCGGCGCTGGAAGCGGCCGAGAAAGCCGGTATTTGGGTAGTTTACGGCCAGTGTGTCTTGCTGGCCAGCAAACCGGAGGAGGGTTAA
- a CDS encoding GyrI-like domain-containing protein, protein MEITIKELPPTKVAYLRKKGDMESFPLAVQELEKWIVNAGLAISGPPVLVYLSNPVGMPHPFREWEVQIPVTGEAEVVEEEDRGVKELPQRKVACVQHQGGFRAIEFILPGFFRAIYEQGYRLEGPAEEVYPDLKGGEIDLEMVTEVRFPIASRSEKH, encoded by the coding sequence ATGGAGATAACCATAAAGGAACTGCCCCCGACGAAAGTAGCCTATCTCCGGAAAAAAGGAGATATGGAGAGTTTCCCCCTGGCGGTGCAGGAGCTGGAGAAGTGGATCGTTAACGCGGGACTCGCGATTTCTGGGCCTCCGGTTCTGGTTTATCTGAGCAACCCGGTTGGTATGCCCCACCCTTTCCGGGAATGGGAGGTGCAGATACCGGTCACCGGCGAGGCCGAGGTGGTTGAGGAAGAGGATAGGGGGGTGAAGGAATTACCTCAGCGTAAGGTGGCTTGCGTACAGCACCAAGGAGGATTTAGGGCTATAGAATTTATTTTGCCAGGTTTTTTCCGGGCCATTTACGAGCAAGGCTACCGTTTGGAAGGACCAGCAGAGGAAGTTTATCCGGACCTAAAGGGAGGAGAAATAGATCTAGAGATGGTCACCGAGGTGCGTTTCCCTATTGCCAGCCGGTCGGAGAAACATTAA
- the mobAB gene encoding bifunctional molybdenum cofactor guanylyltransferase MobA/molybdopterin-guanine dinucleotide biosynthesis adaptor protein MobB yields the protein MVEATGVVLAGGKSTRLGRNKAFLEYEGEPLIIRVVKTLKQVFPEVIIVGDPELYRDLADRVVSDIFPGAGPLAGIHAGLAHASHEVIFVSACDLPFVDEKLALGITKYVEGYDAAIPCIGGRLEPLFAAYRRTCLEPATRCLQQGRRKVVSFIGEVKVRYLTEVDLAGLSPSWGRAFFNLNWDYELGLLRAGLPLNVPVVGVVGPSGSGKTTLIAGLIQELSSRGYRAAAVKHTSHRLEDTPGKDTARLAAAGAKVTVLLGPGGFFYFRSGEGEVAPFKVFCLLEEEADIILVEGYKHLALPRIVIGEEVASDEVLACLKPGFSPEEVRQLARYLQEKFLKRRYSG from the coding sequence TTGGTCGAGGCGACGGGTGTAGTTTTGGCTGGAGGCAAAAGCACGCGCTTAGGGCGGAACAAGGCTTTCCTGGAGTACGAAGGAGAGCCCCTCATCATCCGGGTGGTAAAGACCTTGAAGCAGGTTTTTCCGGAGGTTATTATCGTGGGCGATCCTGAGCTTTATCGGGACTTAGCCGACCGGGTGGTGTCCGATATATTTCCTGGTGCCGGTCCCTTGGCGGGCATACATGCGGGATTAGCACACGCTTCCCACGAGGTTATTTTCGTTTCCGCCTGCGATCTGCCCTTTGTCGACGAAAAGCTGGCTCTGGGTATAACCAAGTACGTCGAAGGTTATGACGCTGCTATTCCTTGTATAGGGGGACGGCTGGAGCCCTTGTTTGCCGCCTACCGGCGTACCTGCCTTGAGCCGGCCACCCGCTGCTTACAGCAGGGACGCCGAAAAGTGGTGAGTTTCATAGGCGAGGTAAAGGTACGCTACCTCACGGAGGTGGACCTGGCTGGCCTTTCTCCCAGCTGGGGCCGGGCATTTTTCAACCTGAACTGGGATTATGAACTTGGGCTTTTGCGTGCCGGCTTACCCCTCAACGTACCGGTGGTGGGGGTGGTGGGTCCCTCAGGAAGCGGGAAGACGACTTTAATTGCTGGTCTCATCCAGGAACTTTCCTCCCGTGGTTACCGGGCGGCGGCGGTAAAGCATACCAGCCACCGCTTGGAGGATACCCCAGGTAAGGATACCGCCCGCTTGGCGGCGGCAGGGGCAAAAGTTACGGTGCTGCTGGGCCCGGGAGGATTTTTTTATTTCCGGAGCGGCGAAGGAGAAGTAGCGCCTTTTAAAGTTTTCTGCTTACTGGAGGAAGAAGCCGATATTATTTTAGTGGAGGGGTACAAGCATCTGGCTTTACCCCGGATCGTAATAGGAGAAGAAGTTGCCAGCGACGAAGTGCTGGCCTGCTTAAAGCCTGGATTTTCTCCTGAGGAAGTAAGGCAGTTGGCGAGATACCTGCAGGAAAAATTCTTGAAGCGGAGGTATTCCGGTTGA
- a CDS encoding YqeG family HAD IIIA-type phosphatase — MIKLLLPKLYAPSLLSLTPLELRQRGIKALLLDLDNTLVPRGEEKVDSPVKNWVENLRRQGFKLCVVSNNTHGKGAGPIQELGVPAVFRAVKPFPWAFRRALELLGTRPEETAIVGDQLFTDILGGNLLGLYTILVPSLKGPDFIATRLLVRPVERLVWRWIRSKVPRLQEPVPRKTELRSSCRTGG, encoded by the coding sequence TTGATAAAACTTCTCCTTCCCAAGCTCTACGCTCCCTCGCTCCTTTCTCTTACTCCCCTGGAATTAAGGCAGCGGGGCATAAAGGCGTTACTTCTGGATCTTGACAACACCCTCGTACCTCGGGGAGAAGAGAAGGTTGACTCACCGGTTAAGAACTGGGTGGAGAACTTGAGACGGCAGGGTTTTAAGCTCTGCGTAGTCTCTAACAACACCCACGGCAAGGGGGCCGGGCCGATTCAAGAGCTGGGGGTTCCGGCCGTCTTTCGGGCAGTCAAGCCCTTTCCCTGGGCTTTCCGCCGGGCCCTTGAGCTTTTGGGTACCAGGCCGGAGGAGACAGCCATAGTGGGGGACCAACTCTTCACCGATATTCTGGGGGGCAATCTTTTAGGGCTTTACACCATTTTGGTGCCCTCGCTTAAAGGTCCCGATTTCATCGCCACCCGTCTCCTTGTCCGACCCGTGGAGCGCCTGGTGTGGCGCTGGATCCGCTCTAAGGTTCCTCGCCTTCAGGAACCGGTCCCGAGAAAGACTGAGCTTCGCTCCAGTTGCCGGACGGGAGGTTAG
- a CDS encoding shikimate dehydrogenase, with protein sequence MQIDGNTRIVGIFGDPIAHTLSPHMHNAAFRALNLNYIYVPFWVRREELAEATAAIRALNLAGVNVTVPHKEAIIPYLDELEEEACLIGAVNTVVNQGGKLWGSNTDASGFLAALQEEGFAPAKKKVAVLGAGGAARAVGVALARSQVEEITFFNRTFDRAAELAAYLEERTGVRARALPWEEMGSFRGIEFLQAADLIVQTTSLGMHPREGEMPPVAEEAFRPGQLVIDLVYRPLKTRFLSLAQKRGAKTASGLGMLLYQGALAFSLWTGVPAPLEVMRAALEEALGVGQGRGENA encoded by the coding sequence ATGCAAATAGACGGCAACACCAGAATAGTAGGTATCTTTGGCGATCCTATTGCTCACACCCTCTCCCCCCATATGCACAACGCCGCCTTTCGGGCGCTTAACCTCAACTACATTTATGTCCCTTTCTGGGTGCGGCGGGAGGAGCTAGCGGAAGCCACGGCAGCTATAAGGGCCCTTAATCTGGCCGGGGTAAACGTCACCGTTCCCCACAAGGAAGCCATAATACCTTACTTGGATGAGTTGGAGGAAGAGGCGTGTCTCATCGGAGCGGTAAATACGGTGGTCAACCAAGGTGGCAAACTCTGGGGCAGCAACACCGATGCTTCCGGTTTCCTGGCTGCTTTGCAGGAAGAGGGCTTTGCGCCGGCGAAGAAAAAAGTAGCGGTGCTGGGAGCAGGAGGAGCGGCCAGAGCGGTAGGGGTGGCTCTGGCTAGGTCGCAGGTGGAGGAGATAACCTTTTTTAACCGCACCTTTGATCGAGCGGCAGAACTGGCGGCTTATCTGGAGGAAAGGACAGGAGTAAGGGCGCGTGCCCTTCCTTGGGAGGAAATGGGAAGCTTCAGGGGAATAGAATTTCTGCAGGCAGCAGATCTTATAGTCCAGACCACCAGCCTGGGCATGCATCCCCGCGAGGGCGAAATGCCTCCGGTAGCGGAAGAGGCTTTCCGGCCAGGCCAACTGGTGATCGACCTGGTCTATCGTCCCTTAAAAACCCGTTTCTTATCTTTAGCCCAGAAGAGGGGAGCTAAGACTGCCAGCGGCCTTGGTATGCTTCTCTATCAGGGAGCGCTGGCTTTTTCCTTGTGGACTGGTGTGCCCGCTCCTCTGGAGGTCATGCGGGCGGCGCTAGAAGAGGCCCTGGGAGTGGGACAAGGGAGGGGAGAGAATGCTTAG